One genomic segment of Garra rufa chromosome 13, GarRuf1.0, whole genome shotgun sequence includes these proteins:
- the kcns3b gene encoding potassium voltage-gated channel subfamily S member 3b has protein sequence MMYGQVLHHQGREEDLVNLNVGGIQHKVERCVLLRFPNTRVGQLIQCCSDAAILELCDDYSPAEQEYYFDRSPQVFHCVLNFYRTGHFHALEELCVFCFSQEIEYWGIGELDLEACCLEWFLERKDEREQNASSQSSNAGSTGEISIVGSDLRRFEGTWCSDVRKLMWQTLEDPNYSKCSKGVAVVSILVILTSIVAMCIHSMPEFRYATDSEHSVLDSLELICIAFFSVEFVLRVIVAPRPWNFLGNPLNMIDMASILPFYVTLAFESLDEDDGEENQNLVNMAKLVQVLRLMRAFRVLKLARHSEGVRAFGETLKNCQCEVGLLILFITVGISFFSTFIYYTEKEDASSKLSSIPVCWWWALISMTTVGYGDVYPQTVAGRIVATLCILCGLLVVSLPITIIMNNFSKYFDKNTPKRQFSAAKT, from the coding sequence ATGATGTATGGGCAAGTTCTCCACCATCAAGGCAGGGAAGAAGATCTTGTTAACCTCAACGTTGGAGGCATCCAGCACAAGGTGGAGCGCTGCGTTCTGCTCAGATTCCCCAACACGCGTGTAGGCCAGTTAATCCAGTGCTGCAGCGATGCTGCCATCTTGGAGCTCTGTGATGACTACAGCCCAGCAGAGCAGGAATACTACTTTGATAGGAGCCCGCAAGTCTTCCACTGCGTTCTGAACTTCTACCGTACAGGACACTTTCATGCTCTGGAGGAGCTGTGTGTGTTTTGCTTCAGTCAGGAGATCGAATACTGGGGCATCGGTGAACTGGATCTGGAAGCCTGCTGTCTCGAATGGTTTCTTGAGCGCAAAGACGAGCGGGAGCAGAACGCGTCTAGCCAGTCTAGTAACGCTGGATCAACTGGAGAGATCTCAATTGTGGGGAGTGACCTGCGGAGGTTTGAGGGCACGTGGTGTTCAGATGTGCGCAAGTTAATGTGGCAAACTCTTGAAGATCCTAATTACTCCAAGTGTTCCAAAGGTGTAGCTGTAGTTTCCATCCTGGTCATTTTGACCTCCATCGTGGCCATGTGTATCCACAGTATGCCAGAATTCAGGTATGCAACTGACAGTGAACATTCTGTTCTGGACTCTTTGGAGCTCATCTGTATCGCTTTCTTCTCGGTTGAGTTTGTCCTGCGAGTCATAGTAGCTCCTCGCCCATGGAATTTTTTGGGAAACCCTCTGAACATGATCGACATGGCTTCTATCTTGCCTTTTTATGTGACGCTGGCCTTTGAAAGTTTGGACGAAGATGATGGGGAGGAGAACCAAAATCTGGTCAATATGGCAAAGTTGGTACAGGTTCTTCGGTTAATGAGGGCCTTCAGGGTCCTAAAGCTTGCCCGACATTCAGAAGGGGTGAGAGCTTTTGGAGAAACTCTAAAGAACTGCCAATGCGAGGTGGGTCTGCTCATTCTTTTCATTACTGTTGGAATATCGTTCTTCTCAACGTTTATCTACTATACTGAAAAGGAAGACGCTTCGTCCAAACTCTCTTCTATTCCTGTTTGTTGGTGGTGGGCCCTTATTTCAATGACTACGGTGGGCTATGGGGATGTATATCCACAGACAGTGGCTGGGAGAATTGTAGCTACACTTTGCATTCTCTGTGGGTTGCTTGTGGTTTCTTTACCCATCACCATCATCATGAACAACTTTTCTAAATACTTTGATAAAAATACACCTAAGAGGCAGTTTTCAGCAGCTAAAACATAG
- the zpax2 gene encoding zona pellucida protein AX 2 — translation MGFFEIGALWVMVTIISIHADTSADGIQAECLGNRVQFILPGSLSAGYPLEVYAVNNTQTVLLTPHLAAQCGYTQKSDPWGNKIVSASLQSCFAENKADNEFRIAMQFKLYEFPTLSEKVHEVFKSCSHTMTSREILCETNFMEVSVRNAIPEIKTAPVKQWPTVIPNLQLWKILLYTPGEKAFDKETLQSMGYNVYSSPTRLVMRSPYNMAENFVQHVDGVDLIVFKSVVLFRDRWMMAIVESAAACPISGASVVGQMISWHVPRHLSPLVSSEVEILEVHMGVNGRTLTPEEMERLNYTMTFTESHIVVMIPIGAPDGYYKSYVLKDQYHVSYTIEPMLELLWREGLDKTTYKVLFPITTPLTPWPPQVTDYTQPKQKVFDILLGYFLPDVEMLNITFGSELFTVSEVIIKGIGLLEHSLPNDTKAFTLQVPFSDPHVQIMRFRPDVRTYTLSLVFGFIILPEHASFSHSTVLEATLNDIVLPNAEGSCQQDHFKISVTYGSTPSSQLKIKLGHTELDDEILQQYKHHSNETHFYIIVPFLAPFVAFESVQLTGVTARMDVEVYDSLNDWSFKEFSLACPFFIKLSECFSNGTITVVLPKVESVPHLHPGELSLKDPTCKPYYNQDYFAYFRFDVTTCGTTRKFVGDTMIYENEVTWKRDEPLPETLQPEQEYRFVVSCVYMANATQSVIFHAVSHFKQPHADVGKGELTVSLRLSKDMVYRLFYHDGDYPVLKFLKQPLYFEVGMDHSRDSKVAVGLENCWATLTKDKESKPRWDLIVDGCANPKDPEQTIFHPVIPDDRVDIPDHFKRFEVKTFSLKEDDGSSESEDATLARRVFVHCDVIICHVENTADGRCYKQCAATPNKIKSSSNRVRRSSSFSEETLQHVSIGPILFI, via the exons ATGGGATTCTTTGAAATAGG GGCTTTATGGGTTATGGTCACTATAATAAGCATTCATGCAGACACCTCTGCAG ATGGAATCCAAGCTGAATGTCTTGGAAATAGAGTACAGTTTATCCTCCCTGGTTCTTTGAGTGCAGGATACCCTTTAGAGGTTTATGCAGTCA ATAACACGCAGACAGTCCTTCTCACACCTCACCTGGCGGCTCAGTGTGGCTATACACAGAAATCTGATCCTTGGGGGAATAAGATAGTGTCAGCTTCCCTACAGAGTTGTTTTGCTGAGAACAAG GCTGACAATGAATTTAGAATTGCCATGCAGTTTAAACTGTATGAATTCCCCACGCTATCTGAGAAAGTCCATGAAGTGTTCAAGTCCTGCAGTCACACCATGACTTCACGTGAGATTTTGTGTGAGACAAACTTCATGGAG GTATCTGTAAGGAATGCGATACCCGAAATCAAGACAGCACCAGTAAAACAGTGG CCCACAGTTATACCTAACTTGCAACTCTGGAAAATTCTACTATATACCCCTGGAGAGAAGGCTTTTGATAAAGAAACCCTACAATCGATGGGCTACAACGTTTACAGTTCTCCAACACGACTGGTCATGCGAAGCCCATACAACATGGCCGAAAACTTTGTCCAACAT GTTGACGGTGTTGATCTCATTGTGTTCAAATCAGTGGTCTTGTTCCGAGATCGCTGGATGATGGCTATAGTGGAGTCAGCAGCTGCCTGTCCAATCA GTGGAGCTTCTGTTGTGGGTCAGATGATTTCTTGGCACGTTCCTCGGCACTTAAGTCCTTTGGTGTCCTCGGAAGTTGAAATCCTAGAGGTACACATGGGCGTTAATGGCAGAACGCTCACACCCGAAGAGATGGAGAGACTTAACTACACCATGACCTTCACAGAGTCCCATATAGTTGTTATGATTCCCATTGGGGCTCCTGATGGATACTACAAG AGCTATGTTCTTAAGGACCAGTACCATGTCAGTTATACAATAGAACCCATGCTTGAGCTGCTGTGGAGAGAAGGCCTGGATAAGACCACATATAAGGTCTTGTTCCCCATCACCACCCCTTTGACACCATGGCCGCCCCAAGTTACAGACT ACACTCAACCCAAGCAGAAGGTGTTTGATATATTGCTGGGTTACTTTCTACCTGATGTGGAGATGCTGAATATCACCTTTGGCTCTGAATTGTTCACTGTCTCGGAAGTCATCATTAAAGGCATTGGTCTACTAGAGCACAGCCTCCCCAATGACACCAAAGCCTTTACTCTTCAGGTTCCCTTCTCTGATCCTCATGTTCAAATAATG AGATTTCGCCCTGATGTAAGAACCTACACACTATCTCTTGTTTTTGGTTTCATCATCTTGCCTGAACACGCGTCATTTTCACACTCCACGGTACTAGAAGCTACTTTAAATGACATTG TCCTTCCAAATGCAGAGGGAAGTTGCCAACAGGACCACTTCAAAATTTCTGTCACATATGGGAGCACCCCAAGTTCTCAATTAAAGATCAAACTGGGACatactgagctggatgatgaGATTTTGCAGCAGTATAAACATCATTCGAATGAAACCCATTTCTACATCATTGTGCCATTTCTAGCCCCATTCGTGGCTTTTGAG TCTGTTCAGTTGACTGGAGTCACAGCAAGAATGGATGTGGAAGTCTACGATTCCTTGAATGATTGGAGTTTCAAAGAGTTCTCCCTTGCCTGCCCCTTTTTCATAAAATTGTCAG aGTGTTTTTCTAATGGAACGATAACTGTGGTGCTTCCCAAAGTGGAATCTGTGCCACATCTTCATCCTGGTGAACTCTCTCTAAAAGACCCGACCTGCAAACCTTATTACAATCAAGACTACTTTGCTTATTTTCGCTTTGATGTCACCACTTGTGGAACCACGCGAAAG TTTGTTGGGGATACCATGATATATGAGAATGAAGTCACCTGGAAGAGAGATGAACCTTTGCCAGAGACCTTACAACCTGAGCAGGAATACAG GTTCGTGGTGTCCTGCGTTTATATGGCAAACGCCACCCAAAGCGTGATCTTCCATGCGGTTTCACACTTTAAACAGCCCCATGCAGATGTTGGAAAGGGTGAACTCACTGTTAGCCTGAGGCTTTCTAAGG ATATGGTTTACCGACTCTTCTATCATGATGGCGACTACCCCGTTTTGAAGTTTTTGAAACAGCCTCTTTATTTTGAGGTGGGTATGGATCACTCCAGGGACTCCAAGGTAGCAGTAGGCCTGGAAAACTGTTGGGCAACACTCACCAAAGACAAAGAATCCAAACCTAGATGGGATTTAATAGTTGATGG ATGTGCCAATCCTAAAGACCCTGAACAGACCATCTTCCATCCTGTAATCCCAGATGACAGAGTGGACATCCCAGATCACTTCAAGagatttgaggttaaaacgttTTCTTTAAAGGAGGATGATGGCAGTTCTGAAAGTGAGGATGCCACCTTGGCCAgaagg GTTTTTGTCCATTGTGACGTTATTATTTGCCATGTCGAGAACACTGCTGATGGACGTTGTTACAAACAGTGTGCAGCGACTCCGAATAAGATCAAGAGCAGCTCAAATCGAG TTCGCAGAAGTTCAAGCTTTTCAGAAGAAACCTTGCAGCATGTGTCTATAGGCCCTATTCTGTTCATATGA